The following are encoded together in the Salvia hispanica cultivar TCC Black 2014 chromosome 6, UniMelb_Shisp_WGS_1.0, whole genome shotgun sequence genome:
- the LOC125192374 gene encoding WD repeat-containing protein 55-like: MEIDLEKLPFDLDFHPSTNLVAAGLITGHLLLYRYDAEATPQRLLEVNAHTESCRALRFVNEGRAIVTGSPDFSILATDVETGAPISRLDNSHEAAVNRIVNLTESTIASGDDEGCIKVWDTRQRTCCNTLHVHEEYISDMTFASDSMKLIGTSGDGTLSVCNLRSNKVQTRSEFSEDELLSVVIMKNGRKVVCGTQSGTLLLYSWGFFKDCSDRFVDLSPNSVDTMLKLDEERLITGSENGIISLVGILPNRIIQPIAEHSEYPVERLAFSHDKKFLGSISHDQTLKLWDLDELLQGSETTMANRSAASDSDSDGMEVDASIPKPSKGTKRKNVSKGSKLDNSTNFFAEM, from the exons atggaGATTGATTTGGAAAAGCTTCCATTTGATCTCGATTTTCATCCATCAACTAATCTCGTTGCCGCCGGTCTCATCACCGGCCACCTCCTACT GTACCGTTATGATGCAGAAGCTACGCCTCAAAG GCTCCTGGAAGTGAATGCTCATACCGAATCATGTAGAGCTCTCCGTTTCGTCAACGAAGGGCGTG CTATAGTCACCGGCTCTCCAGATTTTTCCATTCTTGCAACAGATGTCGAAACTGGTGCGCCGATTTCACGCCTTGATAATTCTCATGA GGCTGCTGTAAATCGAATAGTTAACTTGACAGAATCTACCATTGCTTCCGGTGATGATGAAGGTTGTATCAAG GTATGGGATACCAGGCAACGTACTTGCTGCAACACTTTACATGTTCATGAAGAATACATTTCAGATATGACATTTGCATCGGACTCCATGAAGTTGATTGGGACAAG TGGGGATGGCACTTTATCTGTTTGCAATTTAAGGAGCAATAAG GTTCAAACTCGATCCGAGTTCTCTGAGGACGAGCTGCTTTCTGTTGTGATTATGAAG AACGGTAGAAAGGTTGTATGTGGAACACAAAGTGGAACATTGTTGTTGTACTCATGGGGATTTTTCAAGGATTGCAG cgATCGTTTTGTTGATCTCTCTCCCAACTCTGTTGATACCATGCTAAAG CTTGATGAAGAGAGATTGATAACTGGTTCAGAGAATGGAATAATCAG CCTGGTGGGTATACTGCCCAATAGAATAATTCAGCCAATTGCTGAGCATTCCGAATACCCTGTGGAACGTCTTG CTTTTTCTCATGATAAAAAGTTTCTTGGTAGCATATCACATGATCAAACACTTAAG CTTTGGGATCTGGATGAATTGCTGCAAGGATCTGAAACTACCATGGCAAATCGTTCTGCTGCTTCAGATAGTGATAGCGATGGGATGGAAGTTGATGCAAGTATCCCAAAACCTTCTAAAG GGACCAAGAGGAAAAATGTAAGCAAGGGAAGCAAACTTGACAATTCAACCAATTTCTTTGCAGAAATGTAG
- the LOC125194798 gene encoding pentatricopeptide repeat-containing protein At3g12770-like gives MHCLKRRRSLCLHHPRLSHSASSNNPTSDLSRLLQGPIPRAQLLQVHARVFLLHAHQNDLIATRLIGRYPSNSALKVFNHLRNPNVFPFNAIIRVLAEEGFSSNAFVIYKQLKFRQISPNDLTFSFLFKACSRGAIGGDTVKLVHSDLFKYGFICDPLVCNGLLMVYAKAVKDLSSARKLFDEMPDRNLVSCWTSLISGYAKIGLASDALELFVIMLKENLCPESDTMVSVLSACSSLTAHQVEKWVNSLTQLVKSAACSDLARDYVNTALVYLYGKCGHVENSRNSFDEISDDGKKSVLCWNSIVGAYVQNGCVLEALDVFKSMMEDYNCRPNHVTMVNVLSACAEVGDLDLGSWVHEYLRSGGQKGLLSSNVNLATALIDMYSKCGDLDGARGVFEQMSKKDVVSFNAMIIGLAVNGKGDEALRLYSKMQELCLHPDSGTLLGVLCACSHSGLLDTGREIFEGMLQSNLVVPKLEHYACYVDLLARSGLIDEALGVVASMPFEPNNFVWGALLAGCVLHNRLELVQALSTDLVKVDPMNSAGYIMLSNSFASDCQWRRVMNTRGVMREKGVAKQPGCSWIKIGGIVHEFVAGSASCREFESVHQVLESLSKEMRIVGS, from the coding sequence ATGCATTGCCTCAAGCGACGTCGTTCACTCTGTCTCCATCATCCTCGACTCAGTCACTCCGCCTCTTCAAATAACCCCACAAGCGACCTCTCCCGCCTGCTGCAGGGCCCCATCCCACGCGCTCAGCTTCTCCAAGTTCACGCTCGCGTCTTCCTCCTCCACGCACACCAGAACGACCTCATCGCCACTCGTCTCATCGGCCGCTACCCCTCCAATTCCGCTCTCAAAGTCTTCAATCATCTGCGAAACCCTAATGTCTTCCCCTTCAACGCGATCATCAGAGTGCTAGCCGAGGAGGGTTTTTCCTCCAACgcttttgttatttataaacAGCTGAAATTCCGCCAAATTTCGCCCAATGatttgacattttcatttctattcaAGGCGTGTTCTAGAGGCGCTATCGGTGGGGATACTGTTAAGCTAGTGCATTCTGATCTCTTCAAATATGGATTCATCTGTGACCCTTTAGTTTGCAATGGATTGCTGATGGTTTACGCCAAGGCGGTGAAGGATTTGAGCTCTGCTCGCAAACTGTTCGATGAAATGCCTGACAGAAATTTGGTTTCTTGTTGGACTTCTTTGATTTCTGGGTATGCTAAGATTGGGTTGGCTAGTGATGCCTTGGAGCTTTTTGTGATAATGCTCAAGGAGAATTTGTGCCCTGAAAGCGATACTATGGTTAGTGTATTATCTGCGTGTTCAAGCCTCACTGCTCATCAAGTTGAGAAATGGGTGAATTCATTGACACAGTTAGTAAAGAGTGCAGCTTGCAGTGATTTAGCTCGCGATTATGTGAATACTGCACTCGTTTATTTGTATGGTAAATGTGGACATGTGGAAAATAGTAGAAATTCGTTTGATGAGATATCTGATGATGGAAAAAAGAGTGTTCTTTGCTGGAATTCTATCGTAGGTGCTTATGTTCAAAATGGTTGTGTATTGGAGGCTTTGGACGTTTTCAAATCAATGATGGAGGACTATAACTGTCGTCCAAACCACGTAACCATGGTTAACGTGCTCTCTGCCTGTGCTGAGGTCGGTGATTTGGATCTTGGCTCGTGGGTTCATGAATACTTGAGGAGTGGAGGGCAGAAGGGTTTGCTATCATCAAATGTCAATCTTGCTACTGCATTGATTGATATGTATTCAAAATGTGGGGATTTGGACGGGGCGAGAGGGGTGTTTGAGCAGATGAGCAAGAAGGACGTGGTCTCGTTCAACGCCATGATCATTGGCCTTGCTGTCAATGGCAAGGGTGATGAAGCTCTAAGGCTTTACTCCAAGATGCAAGAGCTTTGTCTTCATCCTGATTCTGGAACTCTACTTGGAGTGTTGTGTGCGTGTAGCCACTCTGGTCTGTTAGATACAGGGCGTGAAATTTTTGAAGGGATGCTCCAGAGCAATTTAGTTGTCCCTAAATTGGAGCACTATGCTTGCTATGTGGATCTCTTGGCCCGGTCTGGTCTAATTGATGAAGCACTTGGTGTGGTCGCCTCCATGCCTTTCGAACCTAATAACTTTGTGTGGGGCGCGCTGCTTGCTGGCTGTGTGCTCCACAATAGGTTGGAGCTGGTTCAGGCTCTCTCCACCGATCTTGTCAAGGTTGATCCCATGAATTCTGCTGGTTACATCATGCTGTCCAACTCGTTTGCCTCAGATTGTCAATGGCGTCGTGTCATGAACACTAGAGGGGTTATGAGGGAGAAGGGGGTCGCCAAGCAGCCGGGGTGTAGTTGGATCAAGATTGGTGGCATCGTGCACGAGTTTGTTGCTGGATCTGCGTCATGTCGTGAGTTTGAAAGTGTTCATCAAGTGTTGGAATCATTATCGAAAGAAATGAGAATAGTTGGTTCCTAG
- the LOC125194797 gene encoding pumilio homolog 12-like, which produces MERHDDVDWFPSHEFNTMPGNLLPAPDAFFANPYLQSDTGSHSNSTFLPFGNHNSSPFLSLGTNSDFHIREALLESQIANLTLGPPAAQSNYLPLSQLPLPNYNDNRLPNYNDNRRSYERNGYVRNGYEMRQMRVQSAARGLQINSDLEEMGMHSPYDYNINMGYNHHHYQAANSMGMERYFGRTWRPRQTRSLTSLEDLRGRIFAVARDQQGCRFLQSKFEEGKVEDIQMIFMEVKDHICELMVDQFGNYLVQKFLAICNHEQMTQLLMNVVSDEHRFMNICVNTHGSRSVQKLLEYLTTADQRRLVISVLKRITLLLTKDPNGHHVIQYCLKLFTFEEKKHILNVVADHCMEIATDKNGCCVLQLCVEHATGDTRDRLISEINNNSIMLSEHLYGNYVVQYIIGLKIQQATADIITQLRGSFVPLSMSKYGSNVVEKFLKEKDILQESQRVSIIEEIIFSPHFLRVLQDPYGNYVAQTSFTATKGALRSAMISLIQAHHPNLHSHPHGKRVLQCIKGNKPRV; this is translated from the exons ATGGAACGTCATGATGATGTTGATTGGTTTCCCTCTCATGAATTCAACACCATGCCCGGAAACCTTCTGCCGGCCCCGGATGCCTTTTTCGCTAACCCCTATCTTCAATCGGACACCGGAAGCCATTCCAATTCCACTTTTTTGCCCTTCGGAAACCACAATTCTTCCCCTTTCCTCTCCCTCGGCACCAACTCCGATTTCCACATCAGGGAAGCTCTACTCGAATCCCAAATCGCCAACCTCACCCTCGGCCCGCCCGCCGCCCAGTCTAATTATCTTCCCCTTTCACAGCTGCCGCTGCCTAATTACAACGACAACCGCCTGCCTAATTACAACGACAACCGCCGTAGCTACGAGAGAAATGGCTACGTGAGAAACGGCTACGAGATGAGGCAGATGAGGGTCCAATCGGCAGCGAGAGGATTGCAAATCAACTCCGATTTGGAGGAGATGGGGATGCACTCGCCCTATGATTACAACATTAACATGGGGTataatcatcatcattatcAAGCGGCGAATTCGATGGGGATGGAGAGGTACTTCGGGCGGACGTGGCGGCCGCGGCAGACTCGCAGCCTGACGTCGCTGGAGGATCTGAGGGGGAGGATATTTGCGGTGGCGAGGGATCAGCAGGGGTGCAGATTCTTGCAGAGTAAGTTCGAGGAGGGGAAGGTGGAGGATATTCAGATGATATTCATGGAGGTAAAAGATCATATTTGTGAGTTAATGGTCGATCAGTTTGGAAATTATCTTGTACAGAAGTTTCTGGCAATCTGCAATCACGAGCAAATGACGCAGTTGCTCATGAATGTCGTTAGTGACGAACACAGATTCATGAATATCTGCGTTAATACTCATGG AAGTAGATCTGTGCAGAAATTGTTGGAGTATCTAACGACGGCGGACCAAAGACGTCTTGTTATATCTGTTCTAAAGCGTATAACGCTTCTTCTTACAAAAGACCCCAATGGCCATCATGTCATTCAGTATTGCTTGAAGCTATTTACTTTTGAAGAAAAGAAG CATATACTGAACGTGGTAGCTGATCACTGTATGGAGATAGCCACGGACAAGAACGGTTGCTGCGTTCTCCAACTCTGCGTGGAGCACGCTACAGGCGACACACGCGACCGCCTCATTTCTGAAATCAACAACAACTCAATCATGCTTTCTGAACATCTCTACGG CAACTATGTGGTTCAGTACATAATAGGGCTGAAAATACAGCAGGCGACGGCAGACATAATCACCCAGCTTCGTGGGAGCTTTGTGCCTTTGTCGATGAGCAAATATGGGTCGAATGTGGTGGAGAAGTTTTTGAAAGAGAAAGATATATTACAAGAGAGCCAAAGAGTGTCAATCATTGAGGAAATCATCTTCAGCCCTCATTTCTTGAGGGTTCTTCAAGATCCCTACGGAAACTACGTTGCTCAGACTTCATTTACAGCAACCAAG GGAGCTCTGCGGAGTGCAATGATAAGTCTGATTCAGGCGCATCATCCAAACTTGCATAGCCATCCACATGGAAAGCGTGTGCTTCAGTGTATCAAAGGAAACAAGCCTCGTGTATGA